One Papaver somniferum cultivar HN1 chromosome 10, ASM357369v1, whole genome shotgun sequence genomic window carries:
- the LOC113319145 gene encoding histone deacetylase 6-like: MEEDKSGNSLQTPGTDGKKRNVSYFYEPTIGDYYYGRDHPMKPHRIRMAHSLIEGYGLHKSMQICKPYAATPQDIAKFHSDDYVNFLSSVSPESLSGDHLKRFGVGEDCPVFEGLFEFCQASAGGSIGAAAELNRGDADIALNWAGGLHHAKKCEASGFCYVNDIVLGILELLKNHERVLYVDIDVHHGDGVEEAFLSTNRVMTVSFHKYGDYFPGTGQIQDIGVHNGKNYALNVPLGDGIDDDSFRGLFRPIIQKVMEVYQPKAVVLQCGADSLSGDRLGCFNLSIKGHADCLRYLRSFNVPLMVLGGGGYTIRNVARCWCYETAVAVGKEPDNNLPEGNKYMEYFGPDNVLHFEISRMENENSPKYLDKLRTILLDRLSDMEHAPSVQFQERPPTTEPPVEEEEDMDER; the protein is encoded by the coding sequence atggaggaagacaagtcaGGGAATTCGTTGCAAACACCAGGAACCGATGGCAAGAAACGTAATGTTTCATATTTCTATGAACCAACTATAGGTGATTATTATTACGGCCGGGATCATCCGATGAAACCACATAGAATTCGTATGGCACACAGCTTAATAGAAGGTTATGGACTTCATAAATCAATGCaaatctgtaaaccatatgcagCTACGCCCCAAGATATTGCCAAGTTCCATTCAGATGATTACGTTAACTTTTTATCTTCTGTTAGTCCTGAATCTCTATCAGGTGATCACCTAAAGAGGTTTGGTGTTGGTGAAGACTGTCCTGTTTTTGAGGGTTTGTTCGAGTTTTGTCAAGCTTCTGCTGGTGGTTCTATTGGAGCTGCTGCTGAACTGAATAGAGGGGATGCTGATATTGCTTTGAATTGGGCTGGGGGTTTACATCATGCTAAAAAGTGTGAAGCCTCAGGGTTTTGTTATGTTAATGATATCGTTCTGGGAATTCTTGAATTGCTCAAGAATCATGAACGTGTTTTGTATGTCGATATTGACGTGCACCATGGTGATGGAGTAGAGGAGGCATTTTTATCTACAAATAGAGTCATGACTGTCTCGTTTCATAAGTACGGGGACTATTTTCCTGGGACTGGGCAGATTCAGGACATTGGTGTGCATAATGGAAAGAACTATGCACTCAATGTACCACTCGGTGATGGTATCGATGATGACAGCTTTCGAGGTTTGTTCCGTCCAATTATTCAGAAAGTCATGGAGGTTTATCAACCAAAAGCAGTTGTTCTTCAATGTGGTGCAGATTCATTATCTGGTGATAGGTTAGGTTGCTTCAATCTATCTATTAAGGGTCACGCAGACTGTCTAAGATATCTTAGGTCCTTCAACGTGCCTTTGATGGTCTTAGGTGGTGGAGGCTATACCATTCGGAATGTCGCACGCTGTTGGTGCTACGAGACAGCAGTTGCAGTTGGAAAGGAGCCTGATAACAATCTGCCCGAAGGGAACAAATACATGGAGTACTTTGGTCCAGACAATGTCCTCCATTTCGAAATAAGCAGAATGGAGAATGAAAACTCacctaaatatttggacaaattaaGGACCATTCTGTTGGACCGACTTTCGGATATGGAGCATGCCCCAAGTGTACAGTTTCAGGAGAGACCACCCACAACTGAACCCCCAGTGGAGGAAGAGGAGGATATGGATGAAAGGTGA
- the LOC113315020 gene encoding F-box/kelch-repeat protein At3g06240-like produces MQTVRKRGYDVAYGFGYDSDIDDYKVVAISDNGGCSNVEVYSVRSNSRSNIQCTVKYSFHGGYQYGCPGVFFNGALHWLGSIANQETSSEVILCYDISIGIMVNMPLPDILPMPPTYVSEKVCKNVGVLGDCIFVAFIWRSVRMDVWVMREYGVNESWFRKYTTTQLPLSLYPSAFWKPLWCFDGEVLVDDGTEHFLLFDPTTETFRSVVVSDIAMDSLRNRVTYVESIASLGSGTYLKRQIKDGTGKNPKRQRLR; encoded by the exons ATGCAAACAGTGAGAAAACGTGGTTACGACGTAGCCTATGGATTTGGTTATGATAGCGACATCGATGATTACAAAGTAGTGGCAATATCGGATAATGGTGGTTGCTCCAATGTTGAAGTGTATTCAGTAAGATCGAATTCACGGAGTAATATTCAATGCACGGTCAAATACTCTTTTCATGGAGGTTATCAATATGGATGTCCCGGTGTGTTTTtcaatggagctcttcattggttgGGGAGTATCGCCAACCAAGAAACCTCGTCCGAAGTTATATTGTGTTATGATATCAGCATTGGGATAATGGTGAATATGCCCTTACCTGATATTTTGCCAATGCCACCTACATATGTTTctgaaaaagtttgtaaaaatgTGGGAGTTTTGGGAGACTGTATTTTTGTAGCTTTTATTTGGAGATCTGTTAGAATGGATGTGTGGGTGATGCGCGAGTATGGAGTAAATGAGTCTTGGTTTAGAAAATATACCACAACCCAATTACCGCTCTCGTTGTACCCATCTGCATTTTGGAAGCCACTGTGGTGTTTTGACGGTGAGGTTTTAGTAGATGATGGTACCGAACACTTCCTTTTGTTTGATCCAACAACTGAAACATTTAGATCAGTGGTGGTCAGTGACATCGCAATGGATTCCCTCCGTAACCGAGTAACTTATGTGGAGAGTATAGCCTCTCTTGGCTCTGGTACTTATCTGAAGAGGCAAATTAAAGATGGGACCGGGAAGAATCCCAAGCGACAACGATTGAG ATGA